One genomic region from Cryptomeria japonica unplaced genomic scaffold, Sugi_1.0 HiC_scaffold_298, whole genome shotgun sequence encodes:
- the LOC131039179 gene encoding rust resistance kinase Lr10-like, protein MNSGSIGKVENFLQSYIHEMPTRYSFSQLKKITNDFSDKLGEGGFGMVYKGKLPSGFFVAVKLLDQSRQSESQFMNEVATLGTIHHVHLVRLMGYCFEGFRSALVYEYMANGSLEKFLFQGKEQEQKLSWEQLYSIALGAARGIAYLHQDCNRRIIHFDIKPHNILLDADFTPKVADFGLAKLYGKGDDHVSITATRGTPGYVAPEVWNINLGGVTDKSDVYSFGMLLMEIAGRRKNIELQVSHSSQLYFPEWAFKLIESGELEKRLREKGRCDMEVEDEEKVRRMTKVGLWCIQYNSNDRPSMSRVVQMLEGNGDDVSNPPLPFNSSPPREVPLSSSSEEYSSVV, encoded by the coding sequence ATGAATTCAGGGTCTATTGGGAAAGTGGAGAATTTTCTCCAAAGTTATATTCATGAAATGCCGACCAGATATTCATTCTCTCAGCTAAAGAAGATCACTAACGACTTTTCAGATAAACTTGGGGAAGGAGGATTCGGCATGGTTTATAAAGGAAAGCTCCCGAGCGGTTTTTTTGTGGCTGTAAAACTTTTGGATCAGTCGAGACAGAGTGAGAGCCAGTTCATGAATGAGGTTGCAACTCTGGGAACCATTCATCACGTTCACTTGGTTCGCCTCATGGGTTATTGTTTTGAAGGTTTCAGAAGCGCACTTGTATATGAGTACATGGCCAATGGATCCCTAGAGAAGTTTCTATTTCAAGGAAAAGAACAAGAACAGAAGCTCAGTTGGGAGCAATTGTATTCAATTGCTTTGGGCGCTGCGCGCGGAATTGCGTATTTGCACCAAGATTGTAACAGGCGCATCATTCATTTTGACATTAAGCCTCACAATATTTTACTGGATGCAGATTTCACGCCCAAAGTAGCTGATTTTGGTCTCGCTAAACTGTATGGGAAGGGAGACGACCACGTATCAATTACGGCAACCAGAGGGACGCCAGGATATGTTGCGCCAGAGGTGTGGAATATAAATTTGGGAGGTGTAACAGACAAATCAGATGTTTACAGTTTTGGAATGCTATTAATGGAGATAGCGGGAAGGAGGAAGAACATTGAGTTGCAGGTGAGCCATTCGAGTCAACTTTATTTTCCGGAATGGGCGTTCAAATTGATAGAAAGTGGGGAGTTGGAAAAGAGGTTGAGAGAAAAAGGTCGATGCGACATGGAAGTGGAAGATGAAGAGAAGGTGAGGAGAATGACGAAAGTAGGACTTTGGTGTATTCAATACAATTCCAATGACCGACCATCAATGAGCAGGGTGGTACAAATGCTGGAAGGAAACGGTGATGATGTAAGCAATCCTCCATTACCTTTCAACTCCTCCCCACCGCGTGAAGTACCATTGTCATCTTCCTCCGAAGAATATTCATCCGTGGTATAG
- the LOC131870176 gene encoding rust resistance kinase Lr10-like: MNSGSIGKVENFLQSYIHEMPTRYSFSQLKKITNDFSDKLGEGGFGMVYKGKLPSGFFVAVKLLDQSRQSESQFMNEVATLGTIHHVHLVRLVGYCFEGFRSPLVYEYMANGSLEKFLFQGKEQEQKLSWEQLYSIALGAARGIAYLHQDCNRRIIHFDIKPHNILLDADFTPKVADFGLAKLYGKGDDHVSITATRGTPGYVAPEVWNINLGGVTDKSDVYSFGMLLMEIAGRRKNIELQVSHSSQLYFPEWAFKLIESGELEKRLREKGRCDMEVEDEEKVRRMTKVGLWCIQYNSNDRPSMSRVVQMLEGNGDDVSNPPLPFNSSPPREVPLSSSSEEYSSVV; the protein is encoded by the coding sequence ATGAATTCAGGGTCTATTGGGAAAGTGGAGAATTTTCTCCAAAGTTATATTCATGAAATGCCGACCAGATATTCATTCTCTCAGCTAAAGAAGATCACTAACGACTTTTCAGATAAACTTGGGGAAGGAGGATTCGGCATGGTTTATAAAGGAAAGCTCCCGAGCGGTTTTTTTGTGGCTGTAAAACTTTTGGATCAGTCGAGACAGAGTGAGAGCCAGTTCATGAATGAGGTTGCAACTCTGGGAACCATTCATCACGTTCACTTGGTTCGCCTCGTGGGTTATTGTTTTGAAGGTTTCAGAAGCCCACTTGTATATGAGTACATGGCCAATGGATCCCTAGAGAAGTTTCTATTTCAAGGAAAAGAACAAGAACAGAAGCTCAGTTGGGAGCAATTGTATTCAATTGCTTTGGGCGCTGCGCGCGGAATTGCGTATTTGCACCAAGATTGTAACAGGCGCATCATTCATTTTGACATTAAGCCTCACAATATTTTACTGGATGCAGATTTCACGCCCAAAGTAGCTGATTTTGGTCTCGCTAAACTGTATGGGAAGGGAGACGACCACGTATCAATTACGGCAACCAGAGGGACGCCAGGATATGTTGCGCCAGAGGTGTGGAATATAAATTTGGGAGGTGTAACAGACAAATCAGATGTTTACAGTTTTGGAATGCTATTAATGGAGATAGCGGGAAGGAGGAAGAACATTGAGTTGCAGGTGAGCCATTCGAGTCAACTTTATTTTCCGGAATGGGCGTTCAAATTGATAGAAAGTGGGGAGTTGGAAAAGAGGTTGAGAGAAAAAGGTCGATGCGACATGGAAGTGGAAGATGAAGAGAAGGTGAGGAGAATGACGAAAGTAGGACTTTGGTGTATTCAATACAATTCCAATGACCGACCATCAATGAGCAGGGTGGTACAAATGCTGGAAGGAAACGGTGATGATGTAAGCAATCCTCCATTACCTTTCAACTCCTCCCCACCGCGTGAAGTACCATTGTCATCTTCCTCCGAAGAATATTCATCCGTGGTATAG